A single Anaerobranca gottschalkii DSM 13577 DNA region contains:
- a CDS encoding low molecular weight protein arginine phosphatase: MKVLFVCTGNTCRSPMAEAYIKEKIKEGYFLSAGTDAIDNLPASENAVLALKDLGIELKEHRSQQITKEKLAEVDLVLTMTLRHKNRLINQYPEFKDKIFTLKEYAKGIDLESIIKRIAELESIIIQGKELSSDEKNLEELKSKFKNELEELQKLYKIVEELDVADPFGGTLDDYRLTLQEIKEHIDLIIEKLESKN; encoded by the coding sequence TTGAAAGTCCTCTTTGTTTGTACTGGTAACACATGTAGAAGTCCAATGGCAGAAGCCTATATTAAAGAGAAAATTAAAGAAGGTTATTTTTTATCAGCGGGTACTGATGCTATTGATAATTTACCGGCCAGTGAAAACGCAGTATTAGCATTAAAGGATTTGGGTATAGAATTAAAGGAACATAGATCTCAACAAATAACTAAAGAGAAATTAGCAGAAGTTGATTTAGTTTTAACAATGACTTTAAGGCATAAAAACAGACTGATAAATCAATATCCAGAATTTAAAGATAAAATATTTACTTTAAAAGAGTATGCTAAAGGAATAGATTTAGAAAGTATTATTAAAAGAATTGCAGAGTTAGAAAGTATAATAATACAAGGTAAAGAATTAAGTAGTGATGAGAAAAATTTAGAAGAACTTAAATCTAAATTTAAAAATGAACTAGAGGAACTACAAAAGTTATATAAAATAGTTGAAGAACTAGATGTAGCAGATCCCTTTGGCGGGACATTAGACGATTATCGCCTGACTTTGCAGGAAATAAAGGAACATATAGATTTAATTATTGAAAAATTAGAAAGTAAAAATTAG